In Malus sylvestris chromosome 2, drMalSylv7.2, whole genome shotgun sequence, the genomic stretch GTGCGAGAGGACACTGGCTTACGATAAAACGCTATGCCACAGAAATCAGCTGGAGGAGTTTTGCTGCCCAGGTCAGCTGTTAAATTTGAACGCTATCTTATGGGAGAAGTGTGCCTACTCTTTCTTTTTTGCATGGTTCTAGTTCTTTATTTTGATGTAAGAAGTTGAACCTAAGGATAATTGAACAAGCATTGTTATTCTCAGATTCTTTCTGTTGGTGCTGACGTTGGGGAAGTGAAGGCTGGAAAGAAGGTGAGTAATTAAAACGTTCCCAAATAATGATCACACTTTTTCTGGTGTGAATTAATGTTGATTTTTTAAACTAAGCAATAAGTTTCTGACCAACTGAAGTTGTCTATTGTTTAAAACTTTTTAAAACTTTTATCCCGAAGTAGCGGGTTAGGTGCTTAACATGTCATCATAACGGAAATGCTTGTTCATTTTGCAGGTTCTTTTTTCGGACATAAATGCATATGAGGTAAATAGAATAAGTTCATGTTGAAAGTTATCATACAGTCCTGATCTTAATATTCTAAAAGAAACATTAGGGAATGGACTTCCTCTATTTTGTATGAGTTATTCTGCTTATCTTTTGGTTTTCCTCTGACTTTATTCCATGACACTGTTAACCTAATCCTGGCTGTCCTAGCATTATTAGTGGTTTTGATTTCCCGCTCCCCCTCCACACCTATGTCGCCGGGCCACCTttctttcattagttttctagGTAAAGCTCAAGTGTCTTTAGTTTCTAGTTCTAATGGAAAACCATTTCAATCCAGAGGGTCTGTGATACAGTCACAACCTATCTTGTGACCGGTCTTGAACATGCACAGTTTTAGTGTTGAGAACAGCTGACACAAAATCGCCACACTTTGCTGTGTACGCCAATAACGACCGACTGTAAGTATGGAAGGGAGTAGAGACAGAATATATTCCATATAAACTGTAGTCTGTTGTGGAAATGTTCTGCTGTGATCCATGTAATGGCTGCATATTCATGCTTACACAATGAATTGacattttcttcaaaatttgGTTTCGGGTGGATTTGGGAGTAGATGGGAGGCATTGCTTCTGCAAAGAGAGTGAATTATTGGCCATAGTCGAATAAAGTTTCAGCTCCGAGTAGGTACAATGGTTTACATGATTGTTTCATGAGACTTTTCGTTGCCAGgatgtttttccttgtagcgtCTCCCAACTCCCAAAACTATATATTCAactcaaatttgtaaacaacaCTTTTCTGCAttaatttttatactttgatcttcaattcattcgctCCTATGACCGGAAATTGAGAGgagtgtggatagcaccacctgTATTTAACCTCCTTTGTGAAATGCAAGCTAAGATCATCCGAAAATAATGGTGGAAAATTGGAAGTAGAGGGCATATCGTAAGGATAGTGGGGAAGGAACGATATGTGTGCATGGGTTATTGTTTGTTTATAAACGTAAACTGCTGATTTTCCCCTTAAACTTTCATCTAACGTTTAATTTGCCCCCTAAACTTTTAAATTGGAAAATCAAGgacttaaattttttatttttttttgccgaTTTCCCCCTTACCGctagttttttttatagatttcatccaaattaacgttaactctaCATTCATACCACGTGACTTTCCCTTGAGAACATAAACGTCACTTCGCTAGATCTTTAGACACAAAAGCTATAAAATCACACTGATTTGTACAGTTCAACATTTTAGAAATCTagagttttcaattattttaaagaatgaagtgaccgaactaccttcacatgttgtgcatatgttttcatttaacagaaatttagatggaatgaatgaaaaactaATGGTTGGGGGAAAtttgccaaaaaaattagtttaagtccttgatttttcaatttaaaagtTTAGGGGGTAAATCGAAAGTTAGATGAAAGTCCAAAGAGAGATTCGTAGTTTACTCTTGTTTATAAACACATTTACACAAATTCTGTCGTCCATTTATTTCAAAAACCATGAAGGAAAAGGTCGCAACTTAGCTGAAGCATATTGTTTCTTGGGTTCAATCTACATATCTTCCCCTTGGTTTTGTCTACGAGAGAAAGTGACCACCCAGCTCCCAAGAAGTATTGAGAGTCTACGTTGGAGTATGAATGCCCCTAATGTGTGGTTGCAATGATCTTGGCTTGTCAAAGGTTTTAGAGAAGACGAGTAGCATATACTTTTCTAACTTTGAAAGTTGGGACTAGATACAGAGTTATGCTTGACAAATGCAAAGCATACCCATCTCAGTTAAATTTTCCGCCCACCAACAAATAATTCAAAGTTGGGAAGGTGCTCGGGAGtgtttttgctcaccaccataaatTATGTTGTATGCTCATCATACACTTAATCATTTGACATGTGTCATTTTACTTAACTTTagtacatttttacattaaatattactttttcaattataaaaaaattaaccaaagtTACGTGAAAGGACACGTGAAAGATGATTAGGTTTATGATGAGCATACATAatagtttatggtggtgagcaaaaatgctacCATGTTCCTCCTCCTTTTCGCATCGTACGATTTCGGTGCATTTCCCAAACTAATTCATTTTCAAAGAAAAGTATAAGAGGAattaactgttttttttttccttcctaaaTTGAGAAAATTGTAGCGTTGAGCCTTCAACTTTAATCCAGTTAGAGCAATTGTCCATtgactaaaaatccattaccattgatcccttaattttatcaaaacatgcatttatgatcattttcgTTAACTCCGTTACAAttctgtcaaaatgagttagaTTGAAagaaccattgctccaattgggttaaagggaccattgctataatttttcttaattggtttttcatatttgccccTCGATTCAGCCTCATGTgcacgtgactcattttgaaggAATTTCTAACAGAGTTGaagaaaatgaccataactGCACATTTTTAAGAGTTAAGGGAATGTTGGTTAttatggatttttagttgagggatcattattccaattgagttaaagttgagagactaaTGCTACAATTTCCTCTTCTAAATTCACATTAGCTTATACAACAAATCGAGAAGCTGGCTAAAATTAAGGATCATAAATCATATTCCAATTTCTTAATTGGTTGAATTAAAGATCAATAACATATCGTCTGTATAGTGATGACATAAATATCAACAGTATAATGGCCAAATGTCAGCAATAAAGATTTGAAAAATGATAACTTCAACTAACTTCTCTAACATATATTCTACTTACGAATGAAAAGTAATTATAACCATACGATCAAAGCACGAATGTACCACTGAGAAGTTAAAATGAATGTGTACTacatttgaatttatttttattcagaACGAAATTTTAATTAATCTATCTAAACTATGGAGGATGGAAATTCAAACTTGAGGCCAATTAGTTAATTGAAAGActaataaaaaccaaattaattaaaaagaagcaaaaaccCCCATATCAGcctaaaagtttttttttttcattatttccaACGAAGAAGTACAatatgaaaacaaaactaattttgaTCCCAAAAGTCCTTATTCATATGTGCACGCATTTTTAGAATTTCGAATAAACCAGCTCGTACTCAAAGTTATGTGTTCTCCATGCCTGCTGCTTATAAACTGCGCTCTCCCCTCTTATCTCTAGCCGCCCAATTAAGTTCGCACAAACTGATACCATGGAGCTTTACAAGTTCTTTCCAACTGTGTTTTTCTCATATTTTTGTATGCATGCTCTTGTTCTTCACTCGTGCCTTGGTTTGAGACCAAGGGGAAACGAGACAGATCAACTGGCCTTGCTAGAGTTCAAGGCTAGCATAACCAATGACCCCTTTGGAGTCATGACTTCGTGGAACAAAACTATCCACTTCTGCCATTGGTATGGAGTTTCATGCGGTCGTCGTCACCAGAGGGTCACCAGGTTGGACCTGCGGTCCTCGAAACTTTCGGGCTCTATATCACCCCATGTTGGAAACTTGAGTTTTTTGAGACGGATTCATCTACACAACAACAGCTTCAGCAATCAAATACCTCCAGATTTTGGCCGTCTGCGCAGATTGCAACATTTACTATTGCAGAATAATTCACTGAGTGGTGAAATACCCTCCAACTTATCCAGGTGCTCTCAACTCCTAAGAATTTCTCTTGCTTTCAATATTCTCGTAGGAAAAATTCCTAAGGAGCTTGGCACCTTGTCCAAGCTAACAGATTTTGCATTTCATGACAACCAGCTCACAGGAAATTTCCCCAACTCCTTTTCCAACATATCATCACTTGAAATTATTTCTGCAACTAATAACAAATTGTATGGGAGTATTCCAGATATATTTGGCCACATGACCAATCTTACATTTCTTTCTTTCGACGCAAATGACCTGTCAGGTACGATTCCCCCCTCAATCTTCAATCTCTCTTCTATCACAGCCTTTGGCGTGACACTTAACAAAATCCAGGGGACTTTGCCCTCAAACTTAGGTATTGCCTTTCCAAGCCTTGAATATTTTTCTGTTGGCAGCAACCAATTTAGCGGACCTATTCCTGTTTCAATTTCCAATGCTTCAAATCTGTATCATCTTGATATGGGAGGAAACAAACTACATGGAAATGTCCCTTCTTTAGAAAATTTACCTAGGCTTGTGAGGATAGATCTTTCTGGGAGCAATCTTGGAAGTGGGGGAGATGGCGATTTGAGCTTTCTTTGCGATTTGACTAATGCCACTGGTTTAGAACGGGTAGAAATTCAAACTAACAATTTGGGCGGTGCCTTGCCGCAATGTATAGCCAACTTATCTTCTTCTCTTTTACAATTCCACGCGAGTGGAAACAAATTAGTAGGAAGTATACCAAACGGGTTTGGATATTTGGTTAACTTGGAGAGCTTTTGGCTGTCTGCGAACCGACTTTCAGGTCACATTCCACCGGACGTTGGAAAGCTTCATAACTTATATCAACTAAATATGGGCTTGAACTCTCTTTCAGGGAATGTTCCATCCTCTTTTGGAAATTTAAGTCAATTAACTATATTATATTTACATGAAAACAACCTTCAAGGGAATATCCCTTTGAGTACTTTGGCAGAGTGTGAGAATTTGAGAATGTTATCTCTTCGTGTTAACAATTTCAGTGGTGTCATGTCTCCTGAAGTCATCAGTCGTCTGTCATCTTCATTCTCTCTTTTGGATTTATCTGAAAACCATTTGACTGGATTCCTACCAAAAGAAATAGGACATTTCCTAAATCTGGAGGCTTTTGATATCTCAAATAACATGTTATTTGGTGAGATTCCTCCAAATCTTGGGAGTTGTATTAAATTAGAGTTTCTAGACATGGAGGGGAACTTCATCCAAGGGGATATTCCATCTTCTTTGGGTTCACTAAGAGGTTTAATAGGGCTATATCTATCTCACAACAACTTGTCAGGCATGATTCCAGAATTCTTGGAGCGGTTTGAATTTATGCAATCTTTGGACCTCTCCTATAATAATTTTGAGGGCATGCTACCAATGAAAGGGATTTTCAGTAATGCAAGTGCCATATCAGTTGAAGGAAATAGTAAACTTTGCGGTGGAATACCTGACTTGCATTTGCCAGAATGCAAATTACAACGTTCCAAGAAGGGAGGATTGAGTCTAACCGTCAAATGGGTAATCTCTCTTATTTGTGGTCTTCTTGGAATCACGTTTGCCATCGTGTTTTGGTACCTTTGTAGCGTAAGGAGACAAAGAAAGGAGCACACTTCAAGTGATTCAGAAGAATTTCTCAGGCTATCTTACCGAAGTCTTCTAAATGCAACAAATGGATTCTCCATTTCCAACTTGATTGGTATGGGAAGTTTTGGGTCTGTTTATAAAGGAGTACTCGAACAAGGTGAAACAGTTGCCATCAAGGTAATCAATCTCGTTCATCGTGGCGCTTCCAAAAGTTTCATTGCTGAGTGTGAAGCTTTGAGAAATATCAGACACCGTAATCTTATGAAGGTACTCTCTGTATGTTCGGGGATTGATTATCGTGGTTGTGAGTTCAAGGCCTTAGTTTACGAGTTTATGGTTAATGGGAGCTTAGAGGAATGGTTGCATCCAACTGAAGCAATTGGTGAAAACATTGAGAGACCAAGGAGCTTGAATTTTTCTCGAAGGTTGAGTATTGCAATTGATGTTGCTATGGCGTTGGATTATCTTAATCATCATTGTGAGACGCCAATAGTCCATTGTGACCTCAAACCCAACAATGTTCTTCTCAATGATGATATGGTTGGACATGTAGGGGACTTTGGTTTGATAAAGTTTCTTCGAAAAACTACTCAGAGTAGAGATGGTAATTACTCAAGCTCCGTCGGAGTAAAAGGGACAATAGGTTATGCTCCTCCAGGTGAATATATATTCTTCAAATatctttttattaatattttttctcATTAGTAGATCATATTGACAAATGAAAGTTGGGGTTTAAGAAATTCTATttacaatttttcttttccaattcaTGAGTATTGCAGAGTATGGTATTGGACATGAAGTGTCGACACGAGGTGACGTGTATAGTTACGGCATCATGCTGTTGGAAATGTTTACAGGAAAAAGACCAACGGATGAAATGTTTCAAGGAACTTTAAAccttcataactttgtcaaGGCAGCTTCTCCGGAGCAAATGGTAGAGATTGTGGATCCCCTTCTTGCTTATGAAGGAGTAGAAGAAAGCTTGATTGCAATATTAGCAATTGGTGTTGCTTGCTCTGCAGAGTCACCCAGAGAAAGGTTAGACATTAGTGAAGTTATCACGAAGATGTGTCGGATCAGAAACAAACTTCAGGAAAATAGCATAGGTGAATAGAAGCATACATTACTGTTATATTCGCATAGCGTGTTTAAATATGTTTTCCTTACATGTAAGAAGTTTCCATCTTTGTTTTATCAATAAACATAGTATAGTTATATAGAAACTTCCAAGATACGAAAGACAAGTTAAATGTGCATTGTTTCCTCAACCTTGGTTGTTTGCATTCCAATTTTATTGGCTTCACTGGTTTTTGATTTTGTTAATTAGTGTGCATCTCAGCTTATAAGTTAGTCCatctttcatgattttttttcccTACATCTTGTTTTTGGTGTTTCAAAACTTGTTTTGTAAGTTTATACCTTTTAGGCGTTGTAATAGAAGAGATAGGCTCTATGTTCCCCTTcttttatctttgttttttatttttttattttttgtatttttttatcattCATGTCCCCCTCTTTTCAAATTCTATTGATTAAGAGATAAGGTTTACGTCCCTCTTACTTGGTgtaacttttattttaattttattttggttcaattcTCCTCAGACAGCCCAAaatgttttatatttattttttaatgtaaaggCAAAACGAGGGCATTAGAAGATTTAGCCTATCAGTTGAGGCACTGAGCAGAGAACTACAACTAACACCTGAACTAGCCAAAATATAGTTCCCAGTAAATTTTTGTAAAGAAGAGAGCTCAAGTACTTGGTGTTCCAAGATTGTTGAAAGTGATCCGAACAAAATCTCAAGTCTATGCAAGTTTTTTGCAAAGAAGATGGACTTTCCTTGTAGTTTGGTTTGATATGAGgcactacattttttttttcagtggaGTGTTAGGGTAAGTGGGTTAAATAATTAGTTGTTAGAGAAGGAGAGGTATCAGTGAAGATCGAACTTGCATCTGTGTGCATAGGCATGATTGCTTTCCACTACTGCGGTAAAACGTCATCTGCATATGAGGCATTACATAGTAAAACATAGGAATAAGTCaagtaaattggttttgctaTATACATACtaacttcatatatatatatatatattttttttttctttttttttcttttttttttcttttgatttttcgaatttttttcttcttgccatatattttttttccttcagtaATAGTGGTGGTCGTGCAATGTTAGTTCCCTTAAGCTTTCTATCCAACCCATGTAACGAGTTTTAGGTCAAGGACTCCCAAACCACAAAGGCTATAGGGCACTAGGCatagaacacccctaaggacttattaactCGAGCTGAAAAagctacgaaaccaactaaccatcCTGCCCCATGCCAAGACTTTACCATTTGACGTGAGAATAACTATTGATCAGGCAGGACTGGCCTGGTTACTAAGTAAAGCCTCGGGttgaacaattattactttatttgtAACACATACTAAACTTTACATTACttagaacaaaaattaaaatacacttAGAAGAAAAgtaagtgtttcaatctcactccccgtaaaccatgttggtgtgaacgtgcaaattttcaaagtataactcatgaattagtgtctaagtaACGATAAATGGAAGAGACTCTACTATGGGATTAACcttcaccatgtccatttgttctaacgtttaaaataatctatagatattaacttaaaaacgaaacaaatttaaaaggactcaaaaattaaaaacatataatttcttatttcccacccccaaacttaaatcacacattgtccccaaggtgtggaaaataaaataaacatgacaaCTTAAACTAAaatatagggtaaattacataaaactacctcaattcTTGGGCCAGTCGTAGTTTCATACTTCATCTTTAAAAAATgttaatgtcatacctcatcttacgaatttatTACAATTTCATACTTTCCGTTAGTTTGCATGTCAAATTGACCGTTAAATGCTGCATGGCTTGAAGCGTGGCCCActttatactaaaaaattaattaaatattaaaaactaaaataaaatcatttaacaattttttttaaatgggggaTCAACCCCTACAACCCATCctcccttcttcttcatccACCCGTGTCCCCGACCCCCAACCTTccttcaccaccaaaaccaGAGGGTGGATTGATAGCCCGAACGTCCATTTCTTCATCGCCGCCTTCCTTTTCTTGGTCCTTGCTATCTCCGTCGCTCTCTTTGTCTCTAACACTATCATAAGAAAATGTTGAATTTCTTGGCCTTGCACGTGAGGCTAGAGCGCATCGTCTCAGAAATCCTAGTCTCGTAAGTTCCATTAAACCCTAATTTGGAGGTGGActgagaggaggaggaggagaaaatgaGGATGGGGGCGATTTGATTAGGGCCAAAGAGGGAGCGGGCGTCGTCATCATCATCGGATAAGAAATCCTCGTTCAAGGTTCCGAACCGGGTGATGTGGAGATATGGGCGGTGTCGACGGCGGAGAGTGGTTGGAGAAGGGGACTCGGCCGGAGATCGGGGAGACCAGTGGTTGGGATTTCCGGTGCCAGTGAGGACGAGGCGGGAGAGAAGGGTTGCGGTCGACGAAGGATATGAGGAGGTAGGTCCCATTTTCGACGAACgtagggaagaagaagatgaggagggAGAGGAAGACGAAGGTGAAGAGGTTGCTGGCGAACTACGTCGTGGCTTGTCGGAGGAGCTGGAAGGTGTTGTGGAGGTGGTTCACGGGTGGGTGGGGAAGAAGGGGGATGGGTTTGTAGGGGTGGGtccccatttaaaaaaattattaaataattttagtttttagtttttaatatttaattaatattttaatagaaagtggacCTTgtctcaagccacgtcagcatttaacggtcAATTTGACAGACAAACTAATGgaaggtatgaaattgtaacaaattcgtaagatgaggtatgacattaacATTTTTTAAAGATGGGGTATGAAATTGTGACTggccaatagttgaggtagttttgtgtaatttaccctaaaatataatataattataaaagtgaaaatgatcaacaaaaccaaagaaaaataaagatatTACCTGGGCTTGAAAATGAAGCTGTTGCACAGCTGGACTAGGAGCAAATGTGGCCTAAATTTGAGCCTGAGATGATTGGGGGCCACCCCCCATGATGGGGCTCATTCAAGCAAAAGATGAAACAACCCATGTGATTACCAAGCCCAAATCCAAAACATCCCAGCCAGCTGCTCATCTAGCTATTTCTCTCTCAAGCTGCTTCAGAgagcttctctctctctagattcttCTTTTCTCATTCTGCGATGTCCTCCTTCATCATCTTGCTGCCTTCGAACCTCAGAAATCCAGCACCCTCAAGCAGCAATACCTACAGCCGCAAAGATGACGCCGCAGATCACATCCCTATCTGATTCTGACACATTCACAGGTAATTTTTATCCCCATCTCCCTTGGATTTTTGTCTCAAATGCATGTGTGTTTCCTGTGTGTAGACTTGGGGATCCGAGTGAGGCCAAGGGGAAAATAGTAACTGCGTAAAATTAAGCATGGTGTGATGTCTCTGAAAATCATGCGGATCTCCGTAATGTTTTTGTTATGCATTCTAAGACTTCAATTTCTTCAATGCTCGTGTAATTTTCTGCGTGCTTGCATGCCGATCTGTGACATGGCTTGATGAATGTCCGCCTTTGTGCTGTCTGGTTCCCCCAAACTTATATGTtaaacaattattttattaaaatatgagAGAGATTCTTCAACTCTGCCTCAATCTTTTCTGCATTCGTTTGGAATCTGATTATTGTGGATGAATGCTACTGAATGCATGATTTAGTTGAATATCTGCGCTTAGTGGATATTTAGGGCCAATTGATTCTGAATTCAACCTGCCAAGATCACACATTAAAAATCGGGTGagaataaaaacccaaaataaaaaataaaataaaaaaaatgatcaacTAAAACGAAttgttgtttttgtattttttttgggctttttgTCACAAGGAAtaaaaacaagaaataaaatgaacaaaataaaaagaaaaaagctggAAAAATTGGGTTGTCTTCCAATTAGCGCTTTAGTTGACGTCTATAGCTAGATGGATGGGAATGAGGCTGATGATCACGTCATTTGTTCCTTTAGAGTCAGCCACACTTTAGCAGCATCATAAAGCAATGGTAGGTATGGAGTGACTTCAACTGTGCATTTAAATTTGATAACTCTGAGAAATATGACTATGGGAAAATGAATAAGGAGAGCAGAAGCTTAGAAGAAAAGGGGTTTCAGAATGCTTTGTATTTCACTGTATGAAAAATATTACAAGTCTTTACAATGTGTTATATAGCCTCTCAGCACACATGGACTATTACAATACTACCCCTTTGTAACTAAATCTCTAACCATCTAACTACTTGAGTGATAATGGTTATAACCAATCGACAAATGACAATGGCTAatactcccccctcaaactgTGCTAGGGTACAACTTAGCAAAGTTTGAATCTACAAAACACAACCCTGTAATGCTATTGTGCAAATGAATTAACTCGGAACTGTAATACTGGAGATTGCAGATTGTGATCCTAAGCTCAAGTTGTGACAATGCTTCACAAAAACAGGGCCATGTAATCCTTTAGTTAAGACATCAGCAACTTGCTCTTCTGTGGGAATGTATTGAACACGCAGATCACCTTTTTGTACTTTCTCCCTCACAAAGTGATAGTCAGTGTCGAGATGTTTGATCTTAGAATGAAAAACAGGATTCGAACATATAGCAAGTGTTGACAAGTTGTCACAGTAAAGATGAGGATGTGAGGGAAGACACTGATGCATATCTCTGAGCACTGATCTAATCCAACAAACATCAGCTACACACTGAGCTATTTCTTTATATTCTGCCTCTATTGAGCTGCGCGAGATAGTGGATTGCTTTTTGGACTGCCATGAGATATGATTAGATCCTAAGTATACCACATACCCGGTTATTGATCTCCTAGTATTGATATCTGCTGCCCAGTCCGAATCTGAATAGGCAGCTATAGATATATCTTCACCCTTTGTATATTTCAAACCACAAGTGAGAGTACCTTGCAAATACCTCAGAATTCTCTTGACCAAATGAAAGTGTGAATCTGTTGGAGTGTTCATAAACTGACACACCATATTCACTAGGTATGCTATATCATGTCTAGAGAATGTTAAGTACTGTAAAGCACCCACCAAGCTTCAATAAAGAGTAGGATCTGTCATTAGTATGCCTTCAGATTCAAGCAACTGAGTATGAGGTTTAGAGGGTTTAGATGTAGGTATACAATGTTCCATACCAGCTTTTTTCAACAAATCTCGGGCATATTTAGACTGCTTAATGAATATAGACCCATCTTGATTATACTGGATATGAAGACCAAGAAAATAGGTAAGTTTTCCCATATCTTTAAGATCAAATACTGCAACAAGGCTTGTAATCACTGATTGAATCTTTGAAGCATTGGAACCGGTCACaattatgtcatcaacatataacagGAGGAGAATAACATCCCTATGATCTTCTTTAACAAACAAACTTGTATCGGATAAGGATGTAACAAACCCCAAAGTAGGTAGGTAGTTAGTAAACTTTGAATTCCAAGCTCGTGGGGcttgtttcaagccataaagtgacTTTATTAACCTGCAAACATAATTTGGATGTTGTGAATCAACGAACCCCTGGGGCTGCTTCATATAAACTTCCTCTTCTAACTATCCATGTAAGAAGGCGTTTTTAATGTCTAGTTGCCTCAAACTCCAACCAAATTGAACTGCTAAAGCTAAAATCATTCTGACAATGGTTTGTCTCACCACTGGACTAAACGTTTCAGAATAGTCCAAACCTTGCTCTTGGCTATACCCTGGTGCAACTAGCCAAGCCTTATACCTAGAAATTGATCCATCAGGGTTCTTCTTAATTTTGTATACCCATTTGCTTCCAACAATACTTTTGTCAACTGGAGGAGGAACTAAACACCAAGTTCCTTGTGCCTTTAACGCATCGAACTCATCTTGCATGGCTCTTTGCAGCCTTGACACTAgcagttttaaattttttaggcTCCTCTATATTAGTGATATCCGCTAAGAATGAAAACCCACTGGAAAAATCATCCATAACCTCCAAAGAAGCAATCTCAGGAAAAGTTGCTGAATATGCTGCATAGTTCTTTCTTGAAAGTGCACCCGTTTGTAGCCTTGTTTGAATTCCAGAACTTTGATGCACAAGAGTAGATGTGGTTGTATGTTCTATACCTGATGGATATGAATTTGA encodes the following:
- the LOC126602472 gene encoding probable LRR receptor-like serine/threonine-protein kinase At3g47570, which produces MELYKFFPTVFFSYFCMHALVLHSCLGLRPRGNETDQLALLEFKASITNDPFGVMTSWNKTIHFCHWYGVSCGRRHQRVTRLDLRSSKLSGSISPHVGNLSFLRRIHLHNNSFSNQIPPDFGRLRRLQHLLLQNNSLSGEIPSNLSRCSQLLRISLAFNILVGKIPKELGTLSKLTDFAFHDNQLTGNFPNSFSNISSLEIISATNNKLYGSIPDIFGHMTNLTFLSFDANDLSGTIPPSIFNLSSITAFGVTLNKIQGTLPSNLGIAFPSLEYFSVGSNQFSGPIPVSISNASNLYHLDMGGNKLHGNVPSLENLPRLVRIDLSGSNLGSGGDGDLSFLCDLTNATGLERVEIQTNNLGGALPQCIANLSSSLLQFHASGNKLVGSIPNGFGYLVNLESFWLSANRLSGHIPPDVGKLHNLYQLNMGLNSLSGNVPSSFGNLSQLTILYLHENNLQGNIPLSTLAECENLRMLSLRVNNFSGVMSPEVISRLSSSFSLLDLSENHLTGFLPKEIGHFLNLEAFDISNNMLFGEIPPNLGSCIKLEFLDMEGNFIQGDIPSSLGSLRGLIGLYLSHNNLSGMIPEFLERFEFMQSLDLSYNNFEGMLPMKGIFSNASAISVEGNSKLCGGIPDLHLPECKLQRSKKGGLSLTVKWVISLICGLLGITFAIVFWYLCSVRRQRKEHTSSDSEEFLRLSYRSLLNATNGFSISNLIGMGSFGSVYKGVLEQGETVAIKVINLVHRGASKSFIAECEALRNIRHRNLMKVLSVCSGIDYRGCEFKALVYEFMVNGSLEEWLHPTEAIGENIERPRSLNFSRRLSIAIDVAMALDYLNHHCETPIVHCDLKPNNVLLNDDMVGHVGDFGLIKFLRKTTQSRDGNYSSSVGVKGTIGYAPPEYGIGHEVSTRGDVYSYGIMLLEMFTGKRPTDEMFQGTLNLHNFVKAASPEQMVEIVDPLLAYEGVEESLIAILAIGVACSAESPRERLDISEVITKMCRIRNKLQENSIGE